The following proteins are encoded in a genomic region of Verrucomicrobiaceae bacterium:
- a CDS encoding transporter: MDPTNYSTHSWLRSAGITACAAVSLVVNAYAGTTAPAANNSIQAAASWKDHTISPVTNPIFFEDAAIRTEVRPIFVHHRIDDSFLGGGDAQLYALQLRYALTPRLALIATQDGFMDVNNDALANPNGWMDLAVGFKYALIDNDASQFLLTPGLTFHIPTGSRDVFQGRGGGEFNPFIAFQKGFGDFHLSGNLGWRLPVNSDEQSSVLHYSIMADYYVSDRFVPFVTFNAFSVTNAGNNIGLLSEGYDVFNFGATGSQGVTQGMIGVGFRSRLFADTWLGVAYEKAVISPKGLTDERFTLDLSIRF, translated from the coding sequence ATGGACCCAACAAACTACTCCACGCACTCGTGGCTGCGCAGTGCCGGTATCACCGCCTGCGCCGCCGTCTCCCTCGTCGTCAATGCCTATGCTGGCACCACCGCCCCTGCGGCCAATAACAGCATCCAGGCCGCCGCCTCATGGAAAGATCACACCATCTCGCCGGTGACAAACCCGATCTTCTTCGAAGACGCCGCTATTCGCACGGAGGTCCGGCCCATTTTTGTGCATCATCGCATTGATGACAGCTTCCTCGGCGGCGGTGATGCCCAGCTTTATGCGCTGCAGCTCCGCTACGCGCTCACCCCCCGTCTGGCACTCATCGCCACGCAGGACGGCTTCATGGACGTGAATAACGATGCTCTCGCCAATCCAAATGGCTGGATGGATCTTGCCGTCGGCTTCAAATATGCCCTGATCGACAATGATGCCTCCCAGTTCCTCCTCACGCCTGGTTTGACCTTCCACATTCCGACCGGTAGCCGTGACGTCTTCCAGGGACGCGGCGGCGGCGAGTTCAATCCCTTCATCGCCTTCCAAAAAGGCTTCGGAGACTTCCACCTCAGTGGCAATCTCGGCTGGCGCTTGCCAGTGAACTCTGATGAGCAGTCCTCTGTCTTGCACTACAGCATCATGGCTGACTACTACGTCAGTGATCGCTTCGTGCCATTCGTCACCTTCAATGCCTTCAGCGTCACGAATGCTGGCAACAACATCGGCCTCCTTTCTGAAGGCTATGATGTGTTCAACTTCGGTGCCACTGGATCACAGGGCGTCACTCAGGGCATGATCGGCGTCGGCTTCCGCAGCCGCTTGTTTGCCGATACTTGGCTCGGTGTCGCTTATGAAAAAGCCGTCATCTCGCCGAAGGGACTCACCGATGAGCGCTTCACGCTCGATCTGAGCATCCGCTTCTGA
- a CDS encoding MFS transporter yields MTRVRHMVLVGLCAAAALAYFTRNGVAPAESTIRADLGLTKEESGWMMSAFFWCYALFQIPAAMLARRWGERRSLAACAVLWSLATAGLATANLGLMIASRACMGIAQAGLVPIAVAAMARWFPRAAQASAAGAFSGFMSVGSIIAAPLTAWMVMTVGWRGMFLLYAIPGVLWALWFVAWYRDQPAEHPAVSAQELHLIQDGRAESAAQAQTVCWAMLRREPMLYLLCLQQICRAAGYIFFASWFATYLQEARGVSIMKSGWLTALPLLADVTGCLFGGVVSDAVLRRTGSQRLARQGITILALLLCAGLIFAAWAVAEPVLAVLVISAGMFCAAVANPCYSATLMSFGKEHAATVSATTNMCGNLGAAAFPLAVPWLLSHAGGWDAVLVAFGSLYIAAAVFWMRMKVSSGDL; encoded by the coding sequence ATGACTCGTGTCCGCCACATGGTACTCGTTGGGCTTTGCGCGGCTGCTGCGCTGGCGTATTTCACGCGCAATGGCGTGGCTCCGGCGGAGAGTACGATCCGTGCGGACTTGGGGCTCACTAAGGAGGAGTCTGGGTGGATGATGAGTGCGTTTTTCTGGTGCTATGCGCTTTTCCAAATCCCAGCGGCGATGCTGGCACGGCGCTGGGGGGAGCGGCGGTCGCTGGCTGCTTGTGCGGTGCTCTGGTCGCTGGCGACGGCGGGGCTAGCGACGGCGAATCTAGGGCTCATGATCGCATCGCGTGCGTGCATGGGCATCGCGCAGGCGGGACTGGTGCCCATCGCGGTAGCGGCGATGGCGCGGTGGTTCCCCCGTGCGGCGCAGGCCTCTGCGGCGGGTGCGTTCAGTGGATTCATGAGCGTGGGGAGCATCATCGCGGCTCCGCTCACAGCGTGGATGGTAATGACGGTGGGCTGGCGGGGGATGTTCCTGCTCTACGCCATTCCTGGTGTGCTGTGGGCACTGTGGTTTGTGGCTTGGTATCGTGACCAGCCAGCGGAGCACCCGGCAGTGAGTGCGCAGGAGCTGCACCTCATCCAAGATGGCCGCGCAGAGTCCGCTGCGCAGGCACAAACGGTGTGCTGGGCGATGCTGCGGCGTGAGCCGATGCTGTACCTGCTCTGTTTGCAGCAAATCTGCCGTGCGGCGGGTTACATTTTCTTTGCGAGCTGGTTCGCCACGTATCTGCAAGAGGCGCGGGGTGTGAGCATCATGAAGTCGGGCTGGCTCACCGCGCTGCCGCTGCTGGCGGATGTGACGGGCTGCCTTTTCGGCGGTGTGGTGTCCGATGCGGTGCTACGGCGCACGGGTAGCCAGCGGCTAGCGCGGCAGGGCATCACGATCCTGGCGCTGCTGCTGTGTGCAGGGCTGATTTTTGCGGCCTGGGCGGTGGCAGAGCCGGTGCTGGCTGTGCTGGTGATCAGTGCAGGGATGTTCTGTGCGGCGGTGGCGAATCCTTGCTACTCCGCGACACTGATGAGCTTCGGCAAAGAACATGCAGCGACGGTGAGTGCCACGACAAACATGTGCGGGAATCTCGGTGCGGCGGCCTTCCCACTGGCGGTGCCATGGCTGCTTTCGCACGCGGGCGGCTGGGATGCGGTGCTGGTGGCCTTCGGCTCGCTCTACATCGCCGCTGCGGTGTTTTGGATGCGGATGAAGGTATCAAGCGGTGATCTGTGA
- a CDS encoding DUF1501 domain-containing protein, with protein MFRIPGVPGKDLCDRHLGSTRRDILRVGGASMMGLTLNNMLRGQAMAANAPAAGRAGWGKAKHVLMIYLQGGPSHLDLWDPKENVPDKVRSAFKTIPTKIPGKHFTEILPQLAKVNDKFTMINSMSYTPNGLFNHTAAIYQIMTGYTTDKVSPSGQLEPPNAKDFPNFGSNIVRLKPPTEPMLPFVQLPRPLQESNVVGKGGGAGFLGKSFDPYTLFPDGDDLDMGKMDRIKIEDLQLRPDLFSVRLERREKLRDAINSQMPQIEAATKDLSLDEYYSQALNLISSGRARDAFALDRESTNIRDRYGRNTFGQSCLLARRLLEAGTRVVEVIWPKVANSDNHSWDHHVGLTQRMKNQSGPMLDQGLSALFEDLEATGLLDETLVVALGEFGRSPEKGVSTSGNGNSADGRDHWPYCYTAVIGGAGIKRGYVHGKSDATGSAPTEDPVHPMELLATIYHSVGIDPETIVYNHLNQPRELVKAKPVTKLFA; from the coding sequence ATGTTCCGCATCCCTGGAGTCCCCGGTAAAGATCTCTGTGACCGCCATCTCGGCAGCACTCGACGCGACATCTTGCGCGTCGGCGGTGCCTCCATGATGGGCCTCACCTTGAACAACATGCTGCGTGGTCAGGCCATGGCTGCCAATGCGCCCGCTGCGGGCCGTGCTGGCTGGGGCAAGGCGAAGCACGTTCTCATGATCTACCTCCAGGGCGGCCCGAGCCATCTCGATCTCTGGGACCCGAAGGAGAATGTGCCGGACAAGGTGCGCTCCGCATTCAAGACCATCCCCACCAAGATCCCCGGCAAGCACTTCACCGAGATCCTGCCGCAGCTCGCGAAGGTGAATGACAAGTTCACCATGATCAACTCGATGAGCTACACGCCCAATGGGCTCTTCAATCACACCGCCGCGATTTATCAGATCATGACCGGCTACACGACGGATAAAGTGAGCCCCTCCGGCCAGCTCGAGCCGCCGAATGCCAAAGACTTCCCTAATTTCGGCTCGAACATCGTTCGCCTGAAGCCACCGACCGAGCCGATGCTGCCCTTCGTGCAACTCCCGCGTCCGCTCCAGGAATCAAACGTCGTCGGCAAAGGCGGCGGCGCAGGCTTCCTGGGCAAATCCTTTGATCCCTACACCCTCTTCCCCGATGGCGACGACCTCGACATGGGAAAGATGGACCGCATCAAGATCGAAGACCTCCAGCTCCGCCCCGACCTCTTCAGCGTGCGCCTCGAGCGCCGTGAGAAGCTCCGCGATGCCATCAATTCCCAAATGCCGCAGATCGAAGCCGCGACGAAAGACCTCAGCCTCGATGAATACTACAGCCAGGCCCTCAATCTCATCTCCAGTGGCCGCGCCCGCGACGCCTTCGCCCTCGATCGCGAATCCACGAACATCCGCGACCGCTACGGCCGCAACACCTTCGGCCAGAGCTGCCTACTCGCCCGTCGTCTGCTGGAGGCTGGCACCCGCGTCGTCGAGGTCATCTGGCCCAAAGTTGCCAACTCCGACAATCATTCCTGGGACCACCACGTCGGCCTCACCCAGCGCATGAAGAACCAGAGCGGCCCCATGCTCGATCAGGGCCTCAGCGCCCTCTTTGAAGACCTGGAAGCCACAGGCCTGCTCGATGAGACCCTCGTCGTCGCACTCGGTGAATTCGGTCGTAGTCCGGAAAAAGGCGTCTCCACCTCTGGCAATGGCAACAGCGCCGATGGCCGCGACCACTGGCCGTACTGCTACACCGCCGTCATCGGTGGTGCCGGCATCAAGCGCGGCTACGTCCACGGCAAATCAGACGCCACCGGCTCCGCCCCCACCGAAGACCCCGTGCACCCGATGGAACTCCTCGCCACGATCTACCACAGCGTCGGCATCGACCCCGAAACCATCGTGTACAACCACCTCAACCAGCCCCGCGAACTGGTGAAGGCCAAACCGGTGACGAAGCTGTTTGCGTAA
- a CDS encoding LUD domain-containing protein encodes MSAKSTFLHEATRLTNDLVHRERIHTGMWKYYDARTRSQGFFQDWQQARILASQTKKGAISALHEHLVEFEQKATARGTVVHWAKDSEEARKIIFSILERREVKRIIKSKVMTSEEIHLNDHLEKAGYHVLENDLGEFIQQLRNEPPYHFVAPCMHLSMQEISDLFEEKLKTAPTDDPEELTMIARRFLRQTYLTADAGITGANFLIAETGMISITENEGNARLTGALPKTMISLVGIEKVLPKMADLALFLPMLATAGTGQPITCYNTAYAGPRQPGEIDGPEEWHIVLLDNHRTALLADPEQRDALHCIRCGACLNVCPIFKNIGGISYGTTYQGPIGSVITPHLRGLQDWKHLSGSSSLCGACTATCPVKIDLHHHLLQNRRNAVQERPDPLEGLVWRLFAKSINKPVVYQIGTKLAKLAQPFHRLISATPLDPMRAWTKTRTAPAMAPQSFKDWWKARGIPSTHTASIEPIRPISPIGPILPIRPLSAPTTSRELILARIEEALSDTHPQPFEATPAQKRAVLPAVTDLIPQFAATAEFLRAEFHACADEAAAKAKLAELAAKHGWKKIATHRGTLTQAVLPALPTLDATDGYDRFELEACDAGITECDALVAQTGSVFLTARSGGGRALSVLPEHHVVLARRDQLLPDLPAGYELIQQRYGAAWPSLTTLITGPSRTGDIERIIILGAHGPKKLTIILW; translated from the coding sequence ATGTCCGCCAAATCCACCTTCCTCCACGAAGCCACCCGCCTCACGAACGACCTCGTGCACCGCGAGCGCATCCACACCGGCATGTGGAAGTATTATGATGCCCGCACTCGCTCACAGGGCTTTTTCCAGGACTGGCAGCAGGCCCGCATTCTGGCCTCGCAGACGAAAAAAGGGGCCATCAGCGCTCTGCACGAGCATTTGGTCGAGTTTGAGCAAAAAGCCACCGCACGCGGCACCGTCGTGCATTGGGCCAAAGACAGCGAGGAGGCCCGGAAGATCATTTTCAGCATCCTGGAGCGCCGCGAGGTGAAACGCATCATCAAGAGCAAGGTGATGACCTCCGAGGAAATCCACCTCAACGACCATTTGGAGAAAGCTGGCTACCACGTGCTCGAAAACGACCTCGGCGAGTTCATCCAGCAGCTCCGCAACGAGCCTCCGTATCACTTTGTGGCCCCATGCATGCACCTCAGCATGCAGGAGATCAGCGATCTCTTTGAGGAGAAGCTCAAAACGGCACCCACCGACGATCCCGAGGAGCTCACGATGATCGCGCGGCGATTCCTGCGGCAAACTTACCTCACCGCCGATGCTGGCATCACCGGGGCGAATTTCCTCATCGCCGAGACCGGCATGATCTCCATCACCGAAAACGAAGGCAACGCACGCCTCACCGGCGCTTTGCCGAAGACGATGATCTCGCTCGTCGGCATTGAAAAAGTGCTGCCGAAGATGGCTGACCTCGCGCTCTTCCTTCCCATGCTCGCCACCGCAGGCACCGGGCAGCCCATCACCTGCTACAACACCGCCTACGCCGGTCCGCGACAGCCCGGCGAGATCGATGGACCCGAGGAATGGCACATCGTCCTGCTCGACAACCACCGCACCGCCCTCCTCGCCGATCCCGAGCAGCGCGATGCCCTGCACTGCATCCGCTGCGGCGCTTGTCTGAATGTGTGCCCCATCTTCAAAAACATCGGCGGCATCAGCTACGGCACCACCTATCAAGGCCCCATCGGCAGCGTCATCACGCCGCATTTGCGCGGCTTGCAGGATTGGAAGCATCTCAGCGGCTCCTCCAGCCTCTGCGGAGCCTGCACCGCCACCTGCCCCGTCAAAATCGACCTCCATCACCACCTCCTGCAAAACCGCCGCAACGCCGTTCAAGAGCGCCCCGATCCGCTCGAAGGCCTGGTGTGGCGTTTGTTCGCCAAAAGCATCAACAAGCCCGTCGTGTATCAAATCGGCACCAAGCTCGCGAAACTCGCGCAGCCCTTCCACCGCCTCATTTCCGCCACGCCGCTCGATCCCATGCGTGCCTGGACGAAAACCCGCACCGCCCCTGCGATGGCCCCGCAGAGCTTCAAAGACTGGTGGAAAGCTCGCGGCATTCCCAGCACACACACGGCATCCATCGAGCCAATACGTCCTATAAGTCCTATCGGCCCCATCCTACCTATCCGACCTCTCTCCGCACCCACCACCTCCCGCGAGCTCATCCTCGCCCGCATCGAAGAAGCCCTCTCCGACACCCATCCGCAGCCCTTCGAAGCCACACCGGCACAAAAACGCGCCGTCCTGCCCGCCGTCACCGATTTGATCCCCCAATTCGCCGCCACCGCCGAATTCCTCCGCGCTGAATTCCACGCCTGCGCCGATGAAGCCGCCGCGAAGGCCAAACTCGCCGAACTCGCCGCGAAACACGGCTGGAAAAAGATCGCCACGCATCGCGGCACGCTCACGCAGGCCGTTTTGCCCGCACTGCCCACGCTCGATGCCACCGATGGCTACGACCGCTTCGAGCTCGAAGCCTGCGATGCCGGCATCACCGAATGTGATGCCCTCGTTGCCCAAACCGGCAGCGTTTTCCTCACCGCTCGCAGCGGCGGCGGCCGCGCCCTCAGCGTGCTGCCGGAGCATCACGTCGTCCTCGCCCGCCGCGATCAGCTTCTGCCCGATCTCCCCGCTGGTTACGAGCTCATCCAGCAGCGCTACGGCGCCGCCTGGCCCAGCCTCACCACCCTCATCACCGGCCCCAGCCGCACCGGCGACATCGAGCGCATCATCATCCTCGGCGCCCACGGCCCGAAGAAGCTCACGATCATTCTTTGGTGA
- a CDS encoding Gfo/Idh/MocA family oxidoreductase: MNPTSSRRSFLKNSTLAAAAFPAVVRGQNLNSKLQVACVGVNGMGFNDLKNVGTHAAVKFVGFCDVDANHFDQADQAHPGVAHFSDYRQMFEKLGDGFDTVTVGIPDHMHAPVAVAAMQRGKHIYCQKPLAHTVWEARQMRLWAEKKGLVTQMGNQIHSALEYRLGTRLIKEGAIGKIKEVYSWVGVTGNERTRRFTPPPSKPAPANLNWDLWIGAAPMRDYAEAYHPFSWRDWQDFGGGGLGDFGCHILDPVFTALDLTAPISIHAKNSGINEQIWPTSETINYIFPGTAYTADKTIKVTWMDGGLKPSHKLAQMPGNIDLPASGSIFIGEGGCLVQAHVAGPRLYPVENFTGFKYPKEEGRSHWHTWIDACLSGGKTSDGFHYAGPLAETVQLGNIATRVCLPSLNAVSGRLEDSKLVLEWDAANLRFNNSPEADKLLTKTYRAGFEVAAA; this comes from the coding sequence ATGAATCCCACCTCTTCTCGTCGCTCTTTTCTAAAGAATTCTACTCTCGCCGCCGCCGCATTCCCTGCGGTCGTACGTGGGCAGAATCTCAACAGCAAGCTGCAAGTGGCCTGCGTGGGTGTGAATGGCATGGGCTTCAACGATTTGAAAAACGTGGGCACGCATGCAGCAGTGAAATTCGTCGGGTTCTGCGATGTGGATGCCAATCACTTCGATCAGGCGGATCAGGCGCATCCCGGTGTGGCCCACTTTAGCGATTACCGGCAGATGTTTGAAAAACTCGGTGATGGATTCGATACGGTGACGGTGGGCATCCCAGATCACATGCACGCACCCGTGGCGGTGGCAGCGATGCAGCGTGGGAAGCATATCTATTGCCAGAAACCGCTCGCTCACACGGTCTGGGAAGCACGCCAGATGCGCCTGTGGGCAGAGAAAAAAGGCCTCGTGACGCAGATGGGCAACCAGATCCACTCCGCGCTCGAATACCGGCTCGGCACACGATTGATTAAAGAAGGTGCCATCGGCAAAATCAAAGAAGTGTACTCCTGGGTCGGCGTCACGGGCAATGAGCGTACGCGGCGCTTTACACCGCCACCGTCGAAGCCTGCACCTGCGAATTTGAATTGGGACCTATGGATCGGCGCAGCACCGATGCGTGACTATGCAGAGGCGTATCATCCTTTCTCCTGGCGTGACTGGCAGGACTTCGGTGGTGGTGGATTGGGCGATTTCGGCTGCCACATCCTTGATCCCGTTTTCACTGCGCTGGATCTCACGGCACCGATCAGCATCCATGCGAAGAACAGCGGCATCAATGAGCAGATCTGGCCCACCAGTGAGACGATCAACTATATCTTCCCCGGCACGGCATACACAGCAGATAAGACGATCAAAGTCACCTGGATGGATGGTGGCCTGAAGCCCTCACACAAGCTCGCGCAAATGCCTGGGAACATTGATCTGCCCGCGAGCGGCAGTATTTTCATCGGAGAGGGAGGCTGCCTCGTGCAGGCGCATGTGGCAGGACCGCGCCTGTATCCGGTGGAGAATTTCACCGGCTTCAAATACCCGAAAGAGGAAGGCCGCAGCCACTGGCACACCTGGATCGATGCCTGCCTGAGCGGTGGCAAGACCAGCGACGGCTTCCACTACGCCGGACCGCTGGCAGAGACCGTGCAGCTCGGCAACATCGCCACCCGCGTATGCCTGCCATCGCTGAACGCCGTCAGTGGCCGCCTGGAAGACAGCAAACTCGTCCTCGAATGGGACGCCGCCAATCTACGCTTCAACAACTCGCCGGAGGCCGACAAGCTGCTCACCAAAACCTACCGCGCTGGTTTTGAAGTCGCTGCGGCGTAA
- a CDS encoding RDD family protein — protein sequence MNEEFNPYAAPQSETLTAPSTDDSSLPLAGRWRRVGASFIDSLIIMPVVMPLQFYFGTFQREMERQAAGGSMFNFNPENILWSAFGFVFIVAINWVFLLKGQTIGKKAVKIRIDSISGGACDRSTIILKRMLPMQIICLIPGINFIFIIVDCLMIFRLDKRTLHDLIAGTRVVDLRSQITA from the coding sequence ATGAACGAAGAATTCAATCCCTACGCCGCTCCACAGTCGGAAACACTCACCGCACCCTCCACCGATGATAGCAGCCTACCGCTCGCCGGGCGCTGGCGGCGTGTCGGAGCGAGCTTCATCGACTCGCTGATCATCATGCCCGTTGTAATGCCCCTGCAGTTCTATTTTGGCACTTTTCAGCGCGAGATGGAGCGGCAGGCAGCAGGCGGCTCCATGTTTAATTTCAATCCAGAGAACATCCTTTGGTCTGCATTTGGTTTTGTCTTCATCGTAGCCATCAATTGGGTGTTCTTGCTCAAAGGGCAGACGATCGGCAAAAAAGCGGTGAAAATCCGCATCGATTCCATCTCTGGTGGAGCCTGTGACCGCTCAACAATCATCCTGAAACGCATGCTGCCCATGCAGATCATTTGCCTTATTCCGGGGATCAATTTCATCTTCATCATCGTGGATTGCTTGATGATCTTCCGCCTCGATAAGCGCACGCTCCATGACCTGATCGCAGGCACGAGAGTCGTCGATCTTCGCTCACAGATCACCGCTTGA
- a CDS encoding type II toxin-antitoxin system VapC family toxin produces the protein MTFYADTSWWLACKSNRDQHHAAAISLFDIDPAADVLWTPWHRVEVFNSFRQAERHGLIQSGESRQMIRLLEHEIKLGYWTHREFHWTNAIREACQISERHSSNMTVRGMDLFHIAVACELNADVFLSFDEDQLQLAKAAGLSIQRLR, from the coding sequence ATGACTTTCTATGCGGACACATCTTGGTGGCTGGCCTGTAAGAGCAATCGCGACCAACACCATGCTGCGGCGATCAGCCTTTTCGATATTGATCCTGCGGCCGATGTGCTTTGGACGCCTTGGCACCGAGTTGAAGTCTTCAATAGCTTTCGACAGGCCGAAAGGCACGGTTTGATCCAATCAGGTGAGTCGCGTCAGATGATCCGACTGCTCGAACACGAGATCAAACTTGGCTATTGGACCCACCGGGAGTTTCACTGGACGAATGCTATTCGCGAAGCCTGCCAGATCAGCGAAAGGCATTCGTCCAACATGACTGTGCGCGGTATGGACCTCTTCCATATCGCTGTGGCCTGTGAGCTGAATGCCGACGTATTCCTCTCTTTTGACGAAGATCAGCTTCAGCTCGCCAAAGCAGCCGGATTGAGCATTCAGCGTCTCAGATAA
- a CDS encoding (Fe-S)-binding protein, which produces MRITLFIPCFVDLISPQAGISIVNILEGLGHEIDYPEELGCCGQPPFNAGYWDEAREAARPVLKRLRDSEAIVIASGSCGAMLKVFYKELFHGQPEEAEAAALSAKCWEFTDFLVNKLGVTDLGAKFPHKVTYHDGCHGLRELNLKKPARQLLQKVRGLQLVEMKEAETCCGFGGTFSTKFPMISTAMGEVKCASARDTTADYLVSGDSSCLMHLQGLLTAQKQPLKTIHIAEVLTSKA; this is translated from the coding sequence ATGCGCATCACCCTTTTCATCCCGTGCTTCGTCGATCTCATCAGCCCACAGGCCGGGATCAGCATCGTGAACATTCTCGAAGGTCTCGGACATGAGATCGACTACCCGGAAGAGCTCGGCTGCTGCGGACAGCCACCCTTCAATGCGGGATATTGGGATGAGGCCCGCGAGGCCGCACGCCCCGTGCTGAAGCGCCTCCGCGACAGCGAAGCCATCGTCATCGCCTCCGGTTCCTGCGGTGCCATGCTCAAAGTCTTCTACAAAGAGCTTTTCCACGGCCAGCCGGAGGAAGCCGAGGCCGCCGCGCTTTCCGCGAAGTGCTGGGAATTCACCGACTTCCTCGTGAACAAGCTCGGCGTCACCGATCTCGGTGCGAAGTTCCCGCACAAAGTCACCTACCACGACGGCTGCCACGGCCTGCGTGAGTTGAACCTCAAAAAGCCTGCCCGCCAGCTCCTCCAAAAAGTGCGCGGCCTCCAACTCGTCGAAATGAAGGAAGCGGAGACCTGCTGCGGCTTTGGCGGCACCTTCTCCACGAAATTCCCCATGATCTCCACCGCCATGGGCGAGGTCAAATGTGCCTCCGCCCGCGACACCACCGCCGACTACCTCGTTTCCGGTGATTCCAGCTGCCTCATGCACCTCCAAGGCCTCCTCACCGCGCAAAAACAGCCGCTGAAGACCATTCACATCGCGGAGGTTTTGACCTCGAAAGCATGA